One stretch of Arthrobacter polaris DNA includes these proteins:
- a CDS encoding glycosyltransferase, with protein sequence MKILVIATWYPHQERPAEAPFNAEHVEAIRGQGHEVRVVHVRLGTALALPANTNGSWEGVPVRRIAADPKRPLTLLACQRLLMREMAWADVVHSMAFSAVLLTLPAWLGRTAIGRGRPWVHTEHWNGVVNPASVSATWEKLSGLRCVLRFXHVVTGVTGQLTQEMQRFARPDAARVVPCVVKGRGPVQPSNFGTPLRLVAVGALIXRKRPLVTIQTVAWLREQGTAVHLTWVXDGPQRAECEALIDELGLADSITLTGPVRPAEVAAHLSAADLFXLPTAQENFFTSAAEALAAGRAVVATCVGGFSDYADDSNSRMVQEASPEILGAAVLAAAQNFRDISADSIAAPIRARFSPTAVGALFDSAYLAAVARY encoded by the coding sequence ATGAAGATTTTGGTCATTGCCACGTGGTATCCCCACCAGGAGCGCCCGGCCGAAGCACCGTTCAATGCCGAACACGTCGAAGCTATCCGCGGCCAAGGCCATGAGGTGCGAGTGGTGCACGTTCGTTTAGGAACCGCACTGGCCCTGCCTGCCAATACCAATGGCAGTTGGGAAGGAGTCCCGGTCCGCCGCATTGCCGCAGACCCCAAACGTCCTCTCACCTTGCTGGCCTGCCAACGGCTGCTGATGCGCGAGATGGCGTGGGCCGACGTCGTCCACTCCATGGCTTTCTCCGCAGTCCTGCTCACGCTACCAGCGTGGCTGGGCCGCACGGCGATAGGTCGGGGACGGCCTTGGGTGCACACCGAACACTGGAACGGTGTGGTGAACCCGGCCAGTGTCTCAGCTACGTGGGAAAAGCTCTCCGGTCTGCGGTGCGTACTGCGGTTCNCCCATGTTGTCACTGGTGTGACCGGCCAACTGACCCAGGAGATGCAACGGTTTGCCCGGCCCGACGCCGCACGGGTGGTGCCCTGCGTGGTCAAAGGGCGCGGTCCCGTCCAACCCAGCAACTTTGGAACTCCCTTACGTTTGGTGGCGGTCGGTGCACTCATCNCCCGAAAACGACCGCTGGTAACCATCCAGACAGTAGCTTGGTTGCGCGAGCAAGGCACTGCCGTGCACCTGACGTGGGTGNGGGACGGGCCTCAGCGGGCCGAATGCGAGGCACTGATTGATGAACTTGGGCTTGCCGATTCCATCACGCTGACGGGGCCTGTGCGGCCAGCTGAGGTGGCGGCACACTTGTCCGCAGCGGACTTGTTTNTCCTGCCCACGGCCCAGGAGAACTTCTTCACCTCTGCTGCTGAAGCATTGGCAGCAGGCCGTGCCGTGGTGGCCACCTGCGTGGGTGGATTCAGCGACTATGCCGATGACTCCAACAGCAGGATGGTTCAGGAGGCCAGCCCAGAGATATTGGGTGCCGCGGTGCTCGCTGCAGCGCAGAACTTCCGGGATATTTCCGCTGACAGTATTGCGGCACCGATCCGGGCTCGCTTCTCACCGACAGCCGTCGGTGCACTCTTTGACAGCGCCTACCTCGCCGCTGTGGCCCGGTATTAA
- a CDS encoding glycosyltransferase family 2 protein: MYNEAPVVGTVIEGLRTVFPYVVCVDDGSTDGSQEVARAAGAVVVQHPVNLGQGASLQTGIEYALNDPELDCIVTFDADGQHRVIDAHAMAERIRSGEAELVLGSRFLDRRTKLSAAKRLVLRTAAVQSRLATGMALTDAHNGLRAFSXRVASCIHLTQNRMAHASELVHQFAEMKTKWVEQPVEIIYTDYSKXQGQXLLNSVNILADLFLR; the protein is encoded by the coding sequence ATGTATAACGAGGCGCCCGTGGTGGGTACGGTCATTGAGGGCCTACGAACGGTGTTCCCGTATGTCGTTTGCGTCGACGATGGCAGCACCGATGGGTCCCAAGAGGTGGCACGTGCCGCCGGGGCAGTTGTGGTTCAACACCCTGTCAACCTCGGGCAGGGCGCGTCCTTGCAGACTGGAATAGAGTATGCGCTGAATGATCCTGAGCTTGACTGCATCGTTACTTTCGACGCCGACGGCCAGCACCGGGTGATTGATGCACACGCGATGGCGGAGCGAATTAGATCCGGCGAGGCAGAACTTGTGCTGGGTTCGCGCTTCCTTGACCGGCGCACTAAATTATCCGCTGCCAAGCGATTGGTTCTGCGCACAGCAGCAGTTCAATCACGCCTTGCTACCGGGATGGCGCTGACTGATGCCCACAATGGGCTTCGCGCGTTCAGCNCCCGGGTGGCCAGTTGTATTCACTTGACGCAGAACAGAATGGCCCATGCCTCCGAGCTGGTCCATCAATTCGCTGAGATGAAAACGAAATGGGTCGAACAGCCTGTGGAGATCATCTACACCGATTATTCCAAGNGCCAAGGGCAGNCCCTGCTAAATTCCGTGAACATCCTCGCAGATCTTTTCCTTAGGTGA
- a CDS encoding ABC transporter ATP-binding protein has product MILPLHFWSKFENLRRTLGQLLPLLPSNARKFLLLFASLSSVLVLLDAAALGVFALVLNQIMQTQSTGAPMTLPLIGVIAENTGLVILICSAAVMILKSXLNIWLQWVSTRKFADYELEIGTVLFQSYIKAPWISRQNRSTSELVRMIDVGIANTISGVLFPAVVLPAQALTFLSVFVILVVASWQTALITVIYLGIIAAFLYLYLSRKSYEAGRVNRDAAMRMSTLVAEMLAALKEITLRDKAEEVGAVVYLSREKAARSRSNIRFLATVPKFVIDMALIGGFVLIGTVGFLTGGIGTAMSSVAIFALAGFKMVPALTTIQSQVTLVQSTLPYTELVMADIREAEGFRNNAEKLGKTPITGEPKMLELRNVEFTYPGVRTPAVTNINLMLPLGSSVGVVGQSGAGKSTLIDIFLGLLVPSRGSMTLDGVALEDVLSDWRKRVGYVPQEVAIFDGSVAQNVALSWGGELDEDRVRSSLAKAQLLETVEARPGGIHGRVGERGGSLSGGQRQRLGIARALYMDPLVLVLDEATSALDTATEAAVATAIRELEGEVTVISVAHRLSTIRDCSQVFFMSEGTIQTRGTFDEVVAANPSFAQQAALAGLTTLAPVPDQQP; this is encoded by the coding sequence ATGATTCTTCCGCTGCATTTCTGGAGTAAATTTGAAAATCTGCGCCGCACCCTTGGCCAGCTGTTGCCGTTGCTTCCCTCCAACGCGAGAAAGTTTCTGCTTCTCTTTGCCTCGCTGTCCTCTGTGCTCGTGCTCCTAGATGCTGCAGCCTTGGGCGTGTTCGCACTGGTACTGAACCAGATCATGCAAACGCAGTCGACCGGGGCACCNATGACATTGCCGCTCATCGGGGTCATCGCCGAAAATACGGGTTTGGTCATCTTGATATGCTCCGCTGCGGTCATGATTTTGAAATCCTTNTTGAACATTTGGCTGCAATGGGTGTCAACTAGGAAATTCGCCGATTATGAGCTTGAGATCGGCACTGTGCTATTCCAGAGCTACATCAAGGCACCTTGGATCTCCCGCCAAAACAGGTCAACAAGTGAACTTGTCAGAATGATCGACGTCGGCATTGCCAACACGATATCCGGGGTGCTCTTTCCTGCCGTGGTGCTTCCCGCGCAAGCACTCACATTCTTGTCTGTGTTCGTTATATTGGTTGTTGCTTCGTGGCAGACAGCACTAATTACAGTGATCTATCTGGGCATCATCGCAGCATTCCTTTACCTTTACCTCTCCAGAAAGTCCTACGAGGCCGGCCGTGTCAACCGAGACGCTGCCATGCGTATGTCCACGCTGGTTGCCGAGATGCTGGCGGCGCTGAAGGAGATCACCTTGCGGGACAAAGCGGAGGAAGTAGGCGCCGTTGTCTACCTCAGCCGGGAGAAGGCCGCACGGTCACGTTCGAACATTCGCTTCTTGGCCACGGTGCCCAAATTCGTGATTGACATGGCTCTGATAGGCGGCTTCGTGTTGATCGGTACCGTCGGATTCCTCACCGGCGGCATTGGCACGGCTATGTCGTCGGTGGCGATATTTGCTTTGGCAGGATTCAAGATGGTGCCAGCACTGACTACCATCCAGTCACAAGTCACCCTGGTTCAATCAACGTTGCCCTACACCGAACTTGTCATGGCTGATATCCGTGAGGCTGAAGGGTTCCGCAACAACGCGGAGAAACTTGGTAAGACTCCCATCACCGGTGAGCCTAAAATGCTTGAACTGCGCAATGTTGAATTTACTTACCCAGGAGTGAGGACTCCGGCCGTTACCAATATCAACCTCATGCTTCCGTTGGGCTCCTCAGTGGGTGTGGTGGGGCAATCTGGAGCCGGAAAGTCGACCTTGATCGATATTTTCTTAGGCCTGCTGGTGCCATCTAGGGGCTCCATGACACTTGACGGCGTCGCCTTGGAAGACGTCTTGTCTGACTGGCGAAAGCGCGTGGGTTATGTGCCACAAGAAGTGGCCATCTTTGATGGCAGTGTGGCCCAAAACGTTGCCTTGTCTTGGGGTGGGGAGTTGGACGAGGATCGAGTGCGCTCTTCCCTCGCCAAGGCCCAGCTACTGGAGACCGTAGAAGCCCGTCCGGGAGGCATCCATGGCCGTGTGGGTGAAAGGGGTGGTTCGCTCTCGGGCGGGCAACGGCAGCGTCTTGGCATTGCCCGGGCTCTCTACATGGACCCACTAGTCTTGGTGTTGGATGAGGCAACCAGCGCCTTGGACACTGCAACGGAAGCTGCCGTTGCCACCGCCATCCGTGAACTCGAAGGAGAGGTCACTGTAATTTCGGTAGCCCACCGCTTGTCCACTATTCGTGATTGCTCCCAAGTGTTCTTCATGAGTGAAGGAACTATTCAGACCCGGGGAACCTTTGACGAAGTAGTGGCGGCCAATCCAAGCTTTGCCCAGCAGGCGGCCCTTGCTGGTCTGACGACGCTGGCCCCAGTGCCGGATCAGCAGCCATAA
- a CDS encoding cell wall-binding repeat-containing protein, translated as MTGPGAFMGQGLAKEKLGLAADAPISMAQLNSKISSKSVATPLSSDATALSMSAGLPGLDVSGWQADPATHSLSTVDWNRQWSLGARFVYAKATEGNNFKDASRTSHLKGATGVGMLHGAYHFALPNQSSAISQADXXRQNGGAWKADGNTLPPLLDIENNPYGGSCYGLSQSAMVTWIKTFSNRVLSQTGRLPMIYTNYYWWQDCTGNSSAFLNQPLHIAAYGAPYPWMPASWDVYSMWQFSDNGPFAGDSNVWNGTLESLKIFAKETVLRPFVNRVNGKDRYEVSAAVSKATFRRGTETAYIASGAIYTDALSGSAAAGHVGSPVLLTATDVLPDAIRTELQRLKPQRIIILGGAASVSTSVMTLLRNYASEVIRMDGKDRYEVSATVSRSTYWVGTQVAYIASGAIYTDALSGSAAAAXQWRPILLTAPNVLPNVIAAELKRLKPQXIVILGGSGTVSNGVMDQLRKYAPTVTRMNGKDRYEVSAAVSKATFPVGTKTAYIASGAIYTDALSGSAAAGHVDGPILLTAPNVLPAVVVAELRRLKPQRIVILGGSGTVSNGVMTALKNYKP; from the coding sequence GTGACTGGTCCTGGAGCGTTCATGGGTCAAGGCCTAGCTAAGGAAAAGTTGGGACTCGCAGCCGATGCCCCCATCTCCATGGCTCAACTCAACTCCAAGATATCGAGCAAGTCCGTTGCTACACCACTGTCCTCGGATGCTACTGCGCTTTCTATGTCTGCTGGGTTGCCTGGTTTGGACGTCAGCGGCTGGCAGGCAGATCCTGCGACCCATTCTCTCAGCACTGTGGACTGGAATAGACAGTGGTCCCTTGGGGCACGCTTTGTTTATGCCAAGGCCACAGAAGGTAATAACTTCAAGGATGCTTCTAGGACATCGCACCTCAAGGGCGCGACCGGTGTGGGCATGCTCCACGGCGCGTATCACTTTGCACTACCAAACCAGTCTTCGGCAATTTCACAAGCTGACTTNNTTCGTCAAAACGGTGGGGCTTGGAAGGCTGACGGCAACACGCTGCCGCCCCTGCTGGACATTGAAAATAACCCCTATGGAGGCAGCTGCTACGGCCTGAGTCAAAGTGCCATGGTGACATGGATCAAAACTTTCTCCAATAGGGTACTGTCCCAAACCGGGCGCCTGCCCATGATCTACACCAACTACTACTGGTGGCAGGATTGCACAGGTAATTCCAGCGCATTCCTGAACCAGCCGCTGCATATCGCCGCTTACGGGGCGCCGTATCCGTGGATGCCGGCCAGTTGGGACGTCTACAGTATGTGGCAATTCAGCGACAACGGTCCTTTCGCTGGTGATTCCAACGTGTGGAATGGGACACTCGAGAGCCTGAAAATCTTCGCCAAGGAGACCGTCCTAAGGCCCTTCGTCAACCGAGTCAACGGCAAGGACCGCTATGAAGTCTCAGCAGCGGTCTCCAAGGCGACCTTCCGGCGNGGCACCGAAACCGCCTATATTGCCAGCGGAGCTATTTACACAGATGCACTCTCAGGTTCAGCCGCGGCAGGACACGTCGGTAGCCCGGTTTTGTTGACTGCCACCGATGTGCTTCCCGATGCCATTCGCACAGAACTCCAACGCCTCAAACCACAGAGAATAATCATTTTGGGTGGAGCCGCCTCCGTCAGCACCAGCGTCATGACGCTGTTAAGAAACTATGCATCAGAGGTAATCCGAATGGATGGCAAGGACCGCTACGAGGTCTCGGCCACCGTGTCCAGATCCACATATTGGGTGGGTACCCAGGTCGCCTATATAGCCAGCGGCGCNATCTACACCGACGCGCTCTCAGGCTCAGCTGCCGCAGCTCANCAATGGCGCCCCATCCTGTTGACGGCACCCAACGTCCTCCCTAATGTCATCGCCGCAGAACTCAAACGACTCAAACCACAAAGNATCGTTATTCTCGGCGGTTCCGGCACCGTCAGCAATGGCGTCATGGATCAACTCAGAAAGTACGCCCCCACCGTCACGAGGATGAACGGGAAGGACCGCTACGAAGTCTCGGCCGCAGTGTCTAAAGCCACGTTCCCAGTAGGCACCAAAACCGCCTATATCGCCAGCGGCGCCATTTACACTGATGCACTCTCAGGATCAGCGGCCGCCGGGCACGTTGACGGTCCCATCTTGCTCACGGCACCCAATGTGCTCCCCGCTGTCGTCGTCGCAGAACTCCGACGGCTCAAACCTCAAAGAATAGTCATCTTGGGCGGATCCGGCACCGTCAGCAATGGCGTCATGACAGCACTGAAGAACTACAAGCCGTAG
- a CDS encoding glycosyltransferase family 1 protein, whose translation MSTCAYGDAPDGVSEHFALPDDSRGWPSDKVGLISHQYGKVYAGLPAVQSARAMLPKSKFDVILANDLNTLPLALELEPRLGVHADLHEFAPREKEDNLKWRLFIAPFMRWLCSRYLAQAKSVTTVSQGIANEYLKDYGTPTGIVTNAAXYAEGVVRTVGTKVRLIHSAAGQRYRKLENFIEAMKDAXEWLSLDMIVMPNEPDYVAELKAQVASVPSITFRDPVPYKELVATLSEYDVSVVFLPPTNFNLKNALPNKFFEAVQARIGLIVGPSPAMVDLVREYGLGAITEDFSAASLRETLWSLTPEVINGWKRAADAAAQPLSAESQVAVWETAIAAIVTAGAAPKP comes from the coding sequence GTGAGCACCTGTGCCTATGGCGATGCCCCCGACGGTGTGTCTGAGCACTTTGCCCTGCCCGATGACTCACGTGGCTGGCCTTCTGACAAGGTGGGGCTGATCAGCCACCAATATGGGAAAGTCTATGCGGGGCTGCCCGCCGTGCAATCGGCGCGGGCCATGCTGCCCAAAAGTAAATTTGATGTCATTTTGGCCAACGATTTGAACACGCTGCCGCTGGCCCTAGAACTTGAACCGCGTCTTGGCGTCCACGCGGATCTGCACGAGTTCGCGCCACGGGAAAAGGAAGACAATCTCAAATGGCGGTTGTTCATTGCGCCGTTTATGCGGTGGCTTTGCTCACGGTACTTGGCACAGGCCAAGTCGGTGACAACTGTGTCGCAGGGGATAGCAAATGAGTACCTCAAAGACTATGGAACACCAACAGGGATCGTCACTAATGCTGCCNCCTACGCCGAGGGTGTGGTGAGAACTGTCGGCACTAAGGTGCGCCTGATTCATAGCGCCGCAGGTCAGAGATACCGCAAGTTGGAGAACTTCATCGAGGCCATGAAGGACGCCNCGGAATGGTTGAGCCTAGACATGATTGTCATGCCCAACGAGCCAGACTACGTGGCCGAGCTGAAGGCACAGGTCGCGTCAGTGCCGTCCATCACGTTCCGTGATCCTGTCCCTTATAAGGAACTTGTTGCCACCTTGAGTGAGTACGACGTTTCCGTAGTCTTTCTGCCTCCGACGAACTTCAATCTCAAGAATGCTCTGCCGAACAAATTCTTCGAAGCAGTCCAGGCGCGCATCGGCCTGATTGTTGGCCCGTCCCCAGCCATGGTGGACTTAGTCCGCGAATACGGGCTTGGTGCCATCACGGAGGACTTTTCGGCCGCGTCGCTACGCGAAACTCTTTGGTCTTTAACGCCTGAGGTTATCAATGGTTGGAAGCGTGCTGCTGACGCCGCAGCCCAACCATTGTCAGCAGAGTCCCAGGTTGCTGTGTGGGAAACTGCGATTGCCGCCATCGTCACAGCTGGTGCTGCGCCCAAGCCGTAG
- a CDS encoding DUF2304 domain-containing protein has translation MQIIVQIALVLAVVTVSVALMRGGSNARHMAIRRILLVLFACIAALSIFFPGLLSHVARLFGIGRGTDLVLYGLIVSFLVFMATTYQRFRHMETTLTKLSRRIAIDDANRTASPVAVAARISAAALEGPESEPGTKLADD, from the coding sequence GTGCAAATAATCGTACAAATCGCCCTCGTTCTTGCCGTCGTCACCGTCTCAGTTGCCCTCATGCGGGGCGGTTCAAACGCCCGTCATATGGCCATCCGCCGGATCTTGCTCGTGCTCTTTGCCTGCATAGCTGCCTTGTCTATCTTCTTTCCCGGTTTACTCAGCCACGTTGCCCGCCTCTTTGGCATAGGTCGCGGCACCGACCTAGTGCTCTATGGTTTGATTGTCAGTTTCTTGGTATTTATGGCCACTACTTATCAGCGGTTCCGGCACATGGAAACAACGCTGACCAAGCTCTCACGCCGGATCGCGATCGACGATGCTAACCGGACGGCATCACCGGTAGCGGTGGCAGCACGTATTTCTGCGGCAGCCCTGGAAGGCCCCGAATCTGAGCCCGGTACTAAACTCGCTGATGACTGA
- a CDS encoding glycosyltransferase family A protein, whose product MSQSIEVVIPVHDPARPLERGLGSVLKQRAELTELGVELRITVVCHNIAVDEIVAALASALAADDAVTWLQCNDGTKSPAGPRNAALAASTATYLCFLDSDDFLEPGSLGAWWLAAQEHDAAAVIAPLRTPEDTILRTPRIRPSKPAVLDPVRDGLAYRSLPFGLLRRGALLECGFGYAEGIPIGEDLETTVKLWFRGGRIVYPYGAPAYRQTDDSGPERVTSTLRPLAEEFQWLDAMVQAPWLRQATLQERRSIALKLMRIHGIGALLRRGQLTSRAGELSWSPSEQVAWQTINQHFSDMAGGELPALSRKDAQLSREATKAGSEEELRAAVVRYSQAGRRGELVTEXLLALLSRDSVLRHYLNERRRTKTGAFTLR is encoded by the coding sequence ATGAGCCAGAGCATCGAAGTCGTCATCCCCGTACATGACCCCGCCCGNCCCCTGGAACGTGGGCTTGGTTCCGTCCTCAAACAACGAGCGGAACTAACTGAGCTCGGCGTAGAGCTCCGCATCACGGTGGTGTGCCACAACATTGCCGTTGATGAGATCGTGGCCGCCCTAGCTTCTGCTCTGGCAGCGGACGACGCCGTCACCTGGCTTCAGTGCAATGACGGTACCAAGTCCCCGGCCGGGCCACGCAACGCAGCGCTGGCGGCCAGCACCGCAACGTACCTGTGCTTCCTGGATTCCGACGACTTTCTGGAGCCTGGCTCGCTGGGCGCCTGGTGGCTTGCCGCCCAGGAACATGATGCCGCCGCTGTCATCGCACCTTTGCGCACCCCTGAAGATACGATCCTGCGCACACCACGGATCCGCCCCAGCAAGCCTGCTGTATTGGATCCGGTGCGTGACGGGCTGGCCTACCGCAGTCTTCCCTTTGGCCTGCTGCGCCGCGGCGCACTGTTGGAGTGCGGTTTTGGCTACGCCGAGGGCATCCCGATCGGCGAAGACCTCGAGACCACAGTGAAATTATGGTTCCGNGGAGGCCGCATCGTGTACCCGTACGGGGCTCCCGCCTACCGCCAAACGGACGATTCTGGTCCGGAGCGGGTAACCAGCACATTGCGCCCGCTCGCGGAGGAATTCCAGTGGCTCGATGCCATGGTTCAGGCCCCGTGGCTACGTCAGGCAACACTTCAAGAACGCCGCAGCATTGCACTGAAGCTCATGCGAATTCACGGCATCGGGGCACTGCTGCGCCGCGGCCAGCTGACCAGCCGCGCGGGTGAACTCTCTTGGTCGCCATCGGAACAAGTCGCCTGGCAAACCATCAACCAACACTTCAGCGACATGGCTGGCGGAGAACTGCCGGCCCTGAGCCGCAAGGATGCGCAACTTTCCAGGGAAGCCACCAAGGCGGGCAGTGAGGAGGAGCTGCGAGCCGCCGTCGTGCGTTATTCGCAGGCCGGGCGGAGAGGCGAGCTCGTCACCGAGAANCTTTTAGCGCTGCTGTCGCGCGATTCAGTGCTGCGGCATTACCTCAACGAGCGGCGTCGAACGAAAACCGGAGCCTTCACCCTCCGCTAG
- the wecB gene encoding non-hydrolyzing UDP-N-acetylglucosamine 2-epimerase yields the protein MRILSVVGARPQFVKLAPIAKALAGRAEHVIVHTGQHYDELMSDVFFQDLGIPAPDYNLGVGSGKHGEQTGAMLAGLETVFEQAQPDVVLVYGDTNSTLAAALAAVKLHIPVAHLEAGLRSFNRRMPEEHNRVLTDHASDLLLSPTDVGMGHLAAEGLAERSIMVGDVMTDVLFFVREQLRQQAQPIPAGLEQGNYYVCTIHRPDNTDSSKRLRAIIDSLAGLSKPVLLLAHPRLRSLAQXHSIDLSAGSIVLHDPLAYPHLVNAVANSSGVVTDSGGLXKEAFLLRVPCTTLRPETEWVETVELGWNVLVDEDLTQLAPAVERATPAPTDAAPYGDGQAAQRTVDALLTTFTK from the coding sequence ATGCGAATTTTGAGTGTTGTGGGCGCGCGNCCCCAGTTTGTAAAGCTAGCCCCGATCGCGAAGGCCCTCGCGGGCCGGGCAGAACACGTCATTGTTCACACCGGGCAACACTATGATGAGCTCATGTCCGATGTGTTCTTCCAGGACCTTGGCATCCCCGCNCCCGACTACAATTTGGGTGTGGGATCTGGCAAACACGGTGAACAAACAGGCGCCATGCTCGCCGGTCTTGAAACGGTGTTCGAGCAGGCACAACCCGATGTTGTGCTGGTGTATGGGGATACGAACTCAACACTGGCGGCGGCACTGGCTGCCGTGAAACTGCACATCCCTGTGGCACATCTAGAAGCCGGGCTGCGTTCCTTTAACCGCCGGATGCCTGAAGAACACAACCGTGTGCTGACAGACCACGCCTCAGACCTGCTGCTCTCNCCCACCGATGTTGGTATGGGACATCTGGCCGCCGAGGGCTTAGCGGAACGTTCGATCATGGTCGGTGATGTCATGACAGATGTATTGTTCTTCGTGCGTGAACAACTGCGCCAGCAAGCTCAACCCATCCCCGCTGGGCTTGAACAGGGCAACTACTACGTGTGCACCATCCATCGTCCTGATAATACTGATTCNTCAAAACGGCTACGGGCCATCATTGACTCACTGGCGGGACTGAGCAAACCGGTGCTATTGCTGGCCCACCCGCGGTTGAGGTCACTGGCCCAAAANCACAGCATCGATTTATCGGCAGGCTCGATTGTTCTCCATGATCCTCTTGCCTATCCACACTTGGTCAACGCAGTGGCGAACAGCTCAGGNGTGGTCACTGACTCCGGCGGCCTGCANAAAGAGGCGTTCCTGTTGCGTGTGCCTTGTACCACCCTCCGCCCGGAAACTGAGTGGGTGGAAACTGTGGAGCTCGGCTGGAATGTGCTGGTCGATGAAGACCTGACTCAGTTAGCGCCGGCTGTGGAGCGAGCCACGCCAGCGCCGACAGATGCCGCCCCTTACGGTGACGGCCAGGCA
- a CDS encoding acyltransferase, translating into MTETVGPAVTVQAEEVAGTVRPPRNYGLDILRIVSICGVVAIHVFGLRVGADPKEGHGWWAAVALDISFIWVVPVFVMISGVLILGSRTVLESPATXYRKRAVRLIPALIFWNAVYLIGVRIWMRHENLSTTRILQLLYDSSVFTQLYFLWLILGLYAMAPLLATFISGKGKHRATVTAVILLAVTILAFAASGVMGFIGVSRPISMNIFTYWMPYLGYFAAGYALRNLRLRGLSLLASAVCTAALLAFTVWHYGHRGLFPLLDSILPVSYLXVGVALASVGVFVVGLSVCAFITIPSGISTVLVSLSNASFGVFLVHLVIXEAIRLNVPTVLAATSFPGIAGAYVVTLVASFAVSLLAGKAPLLNRVFER; encoded by the coding sequence ATGACTGAAACGGTTGGACCTGCAGTAACGGTCCAGGCCGAGGAGGTAGCGGGGACCGTAAGGCCACCGCGCAACTATGGCTTGGACATTCTGCGCATCGTGAGTATTTGCGGTGTCGTGGCCATCCACGTCTTTGGGCTACGGGTGGGCGCTGACCCCAAAGAAGGGCATGGCTGGTGGGCGGCGGTAGCCCTTGACATATCCTTCATCTGGGTGGTGCCAGTGTTCGTGATGATCTCCGGCGTACTGATCCTGGGATCTCGCACCGTGCTGGAATCACCAGCAACTNTTTATCGAAAACGGGCCGTGCGGCTCATTCCAGCGCTGATATTCTGGAATGCCGTGTACCTGATTGGTGTGCGGATTTGGATGCGGCACGAGAACTTGTCTACAACGCGGATCCTACAACTGCTCTATGACAGCTCCGTCTTCACCCAGTTGTACTTTCTATGGCTCATTCTGGGCCTCTACGCGATGGCACCATTGCTTGCCACGTTCATTTCAGGCAAAGGCAAGCATCGGGCCACCGTCACGGCAGTGATCTTACTGGCAGTGACCATCCTGGCCTTCGCTGCTTCGGGAGTCATGGGATTTATTGGCGTCTCCCGTCCCATCTCGATGAACATATTTACGTACTGGATGCCGTATCTGGGATATTTTGCTGCAGGATACGCCCTACGTAATCTCCGGCTTAGAGGCCTTTCACTTCTTGCATCGGCAGTGTGCACGGCAGCGTTATTGGCCTTCACCGTCTGGCATTATGGGCATCGAGGCTTGTTTCCCCTTCTGGATTCCATCCTCCCGGTGTCCTATCTGNGGGTGGGCGTTGCTCTGGCATCGGTGGGTGTGTTCGTCGTCGGACTCTCAGTGTGCGCGTTCATCACCATCCCGTCGGGGATCAGCACAGTGCTGGTCTCCTTATCCAATGCGTCCTTTGGTGTGTTCTTGGTTCACCTGGTAATTNTTGAAGCAATTCGGTTGAACGTGCCAACCGTTCTGGCGGCGACATCATTCCCGGGCATTGCTGGCGCTTATGTGGTGACACTGGTGGCCAGCTTTGCCGTCTCCTTACTTGCTGGCAAGGCGCCGCTGCTGAACAGGGTCTTTGAGCGCTGA